One genomic segment of Mangifera indica cultivar Alphonso chromosome 6, CATAS_Mindica_2.1, whole genome shotgun sequence includes these proteins:
- the LOC123218824 gene encoding putative pectinesterase 63 — protein MHSSILAAILPLSLLSFTVESRKLHRADNESSTNGTQGVVLIAGWHGYEKYRHQNSAPMPDAKREGAQAVAMRISGDKATFYNCKFIGYQDTLCDDKGKHLFKDCYISGTVDFIFGNGQSMYLNTTLRSVSNKTGVITAQARSNENEKSGFVFVYCNVTGTNETKLGRPWKEKARVIFAHTYMDAVVNKEGWSDGMRGGEHKSPYFGEYKCWGPGANLTGRAKFVKNLTDEEARPFLSMAFIDGDNWIVPPPKLP, from the exons ATGCATTCTTCTATTCTTGCTGCTATTCTTCCCCTTTCTCTCCTAAGTTTTACTGTTGAAAGTCGAAAACTCCACCGCGCAGATAATGAATCTAGCACCAATGGCACCCAAGGAGTAGTTCTGATCGCTGGATGGCATGGTTACGAAAAGTATAGACATCag AATTCAGCTCCAATGCCGGATGCAAAAAGAGAGGGTGCACAAGCAGTTGCCATGAGAATATCGGGAGATAAAGCAACCTTCTACAATTGCAAATTTATAGGCTATCAGGATACATTATGTGATGATAAAGGCAAACATTTATTCAAGGACTGCTATATCTCCGGCACGGTTGATTTCATTTTTGGAAATGGCCAATCCATGTATTTG AACACTACTTTAAGATCAGTTTCAAATAAAACTGGAGTCATCACAGCACAAGCTAGAAGTAACGAGAATGAAAAAAGtggatttgtttttgtttattgcaATGTAACTGGCACTAATGAAACTAAACTTGGTCGCCCGTGGAAAGAGAAAGCTAGGGTGATTTTCGCTCACACATATATGGATGCTGTTGTTAACAAGGAAGGATGGTCTGACGGCATGAGGGGGGGCGAACACAA gTCTCCTTATTTTGGAGAATACAAGTGTTGGGGACCTGGAGCTAATTTAACTGGCCGAGCCAAATTCGTAAAAAATCTAACTGATGAAGAAGCACGTCCATTTTTGAGCATGGCGTTCATTGATGGAGACAATTGGATTGTTCCACCTCCTAAGCTGCCCTA